The following proteins are co-located in the Pseudomonas antarctica genome:
- the flgA gene encoding flagellar basal body P-ring formation chaperone FlgA — translation MNLKTPVSRRLRLPRYRRLLCVSMALLALGSGITARADNVTLPDLLIGVTQGFLEFTVEDYLTTTQTPGRYEIQVNPLDPRLRMPMCDKELTASLESPAQPIRRVTVKVRCEGASPWTVFVPAQVKLFRDVVVVTRPLKRTGIIGFEDVALRERDISLINQGYLTSLDQAVGQKLTRPMVTDQVITLVHLEQAEVIRKGDQVVISASSGGLTVKMPGEALSNGGMSEQIRVKNLNSNRVIKAQVTAPGQVEVAL, via the coding sequence TTCGCCTCCCACGGTACCGCAGATTGCTCTGCGTCTCGATGGCACTGCTCGCCCTGGGCTCGGGCATCACGGCACGTGCAGATAACGTCACATTGCCTGATCTCCTTATCGGCGTCACTCAAGGCTTTCTTGAGTTCACTGTAGAAGATTATCTGACGACCACCCAGACACCTGGGCGTTATGAAATCCAGGTCAACCCGTTAGACCCGCGCCTGCGCATGCCAATGTGCGACAAGGAATTGACGGCCTCGCTGGAAAGCCCCGCCCAGCCCATCCGCCGCGTGACGGTAAAGGTGCGCTGCGAGGGCGCATCGCCCTGGACCGTGTTCGTGCCGGCGCAGGTCAAACTGTTTCGCGATGTAGTGGTGGTCACGCGCCCGCTCAAGCGCACGGGCATCATCGGTTTTGAAGACGTCGCCCTGCGCGAGCGGGATATTAGCCTGATCAATCAGGGCTACCTCACCTCGCTGGATCAGGCCGTCGGGCAGAAACTTACCCGACCAATGGTCACCGACCAGGTCATCACACTGGTTCATCTGGAACAGGCTGAAGTGATTCGCAAGGGCGATCAGGTGGTGATTTCTGCCAGCAGTGGCGGGCTGACCGTCAAAATGCCGGGCGAGGCGCTGTCCAACGGCGGCATGAGCGAACAGATTAGAGTCAAGAACCTCAACTCCAACCGGGTGATAAAGGCGCAAGTGACCGCGCCTGGCCAAGTTGAGGTCGCGTTATAG